The Agrococcus sp. SGAir0287 DNA window CGTCGAAGACGCGCACGACGGTCGGATGCGACATGCGCGCCGCCGACTGCGCCTCCTGGCGGAAGCGCACGCGGAAGTCGTCGTCGTCGCCGAGCTCGGGCTTCAGCAGCTTGATGGCGACGAGACGGTCGAGCCTGCGGTCGCGACCGCGATGCACCTCGGCCATGCCGCCGCGGCCGATGAGCTCGCCGATCTCGTAGCGATCGCCGAGGACGTCGAGGGAGGCGATGACGTCGGTCATGCGCACCCCCTTCCGGACCGCACGAGTCTAGCGGTCGGAAGGGGGTGCGAACCTGTGCCGCGGATCCGCGGTATCAGGGCGTCGGGAGCGGCAGCGAGGGCGACGGGTCGGGCGACTCGCTCGGCGGCGTCGACTCCTCGGGCGCCGCGACGGTGAACGTCAGCGGCTGCGACGGGTCGCTCGTGAGCTCGTCCCGACCGTCGGCCTGGCACGAGACCGTGTAGGTCACCGTCACCGTGCCCTCGCCGTTGAACGTGACGTCGGCCGTGGAGCCGGTGACGTTGCCCACGCCGCCCGGACCCTCGAGGAACACGCGATACGACGGCTCGTAGCCCGCGGGGCACGAGTAGGCATCCCACGTGACCGTGAGCGAGTCGCCCGGCGCGACGTCCGTCGAGCCGCCGCCCTGCACCGTGGGTGCGGCCGGCTGCTCGAGCGTCGGCAGCGGAGCGTAGATGGTGGCCGAGATCGTCGTGCCTGGCGCGACGGGGCCCGTCGGGTTCACCGCGTAGACGGTGCCGGCCTGCGCAGCGGTCGGTGCCGCCTCGCTGCCCGTCTGCACGTCGGCGACGAGGTCGAGGTCCGCCATCGCGTCGCGGAACTGCGCCTCGGTCATGCCGAGGTAGTCGTCCTCGTCGATCTGCACGGTCTCCGCCGTCTCCGAGGGGGACGGCGAGGGGCTCGCCGAGGGCTCGGGGTCGCCGCCGCCCATGCCGAGCAGCGCCCACACGAGCGCCACGAGCCCGCCGATGAGCAGGATCGCGCCGACGACGATGAGCGGGATGAGCCACGGCCTGCGCTTGCGCTCGACGTCGCGACGCTCGTCCTCGACCGCGACGGGCAGCGCCGCGGTCGCAGGCTGCGACTGCGTGCCGATGACGCGGGTCGTGGCCTGCGTCGGCGCGTCGATCGTCGCGAAGGAGTCGGTGGAGGCGATGCCCGGCACGATCGCCGCGGCGCCGGCGATGTCGCCGCGGCGCAGCATGGTCGCGGCGCGCGAGAGGTGCGCCGCCGACGTCGGCCGGTCGGCCGGCTTCTTCGCGATGCACGAGAGCACGAGGTTGCGCACGGGCTCGGGCACGGTGCCGGGCAGCTCCGGCGGCGCGTCGTTGATGTGCGCCATCGCGATCGCGACCTGCGACTCGCCTGTGAACGGGCGCCGACCCGCGAGCGCCTCGTACGCGACGATGCCCAGCGAGTAGATGTCGGTCGCGGGCGCGGCCGGCTGCCCGCTCGCCTGCTCGGGCGAGAGGTACTGCACGGTGCCCATGACCTGACCGGTCGCGGTGAGCGGCACCTGGTCGGCGATGCGCGCGATGCCGAAGTCGGTGATCTTCACGCGCCCCTCGGGCGTGATGAGCAGGTTCCCGGGCTTGATGTCGCGGTGCACGAGCCCCGCCTGGTGGGCGGCGTGCAGCGCGGCGGACGTCTGCGCGACGATGTCGAGCACCTTGT harbors:
- a CDS encoding protein kinase domain-containing protein: MRPTSGLTFGGRYQLTSRIAIGGMGEVWQASDLVIGRTVALKILKDEYMGDPGFLERFRAEARHAALVNHEGIANVFDYGEEEGSAFLVMELVPGEPLSAILDRDRTLPADKVLDIVAQTSAALHAAHQAGLVHRDIKPGNLLITPEGRVKITDFGIARIADQVPLTATGQVMGTVQYLSPEQASGQPAAPATDIYSLGIVAYEALAGRRPFTGESQVAIAMAHINDAPPELPGTVPEPVRNLVLSCIAKKPADRPTSAAHLSRAATMLRRGDIAGAAAIVPGIASTDSFATIDAPTQATTRVIGTQSQPATAALPVAVEDERRDVERKRRPWLIPLIVVGAILLIGGLVALVWALLGMGGGDPEPSASPSPSPSETAETVQIDEDDYLGMTEAQFRDAMADLDLVADVQTGSEAAPTAAQAGTVYAVNPTGPVAPGTTISATIYAPLPTLEQPAAPTVQGGGSTDVAPGDSLTVTWDAYSCPAGYEPSYRVFLEGPGGVGNVTGSTADVTFNGEGTVTVTYTVSCQADGRDELTSDPSQPLTFTVAAPEESTPPSESPDPSPSLPLPTP